GCATGGAAATTGAGCTTGCGGTTATTCATAAATTGAAGCAAGAATCGTTAGAAATCGGATTAATTTCAAAAATGATTACCGATATTTCAGATCAAACGAATTTACTGGCATTAAATGCATCGATTGAAGCAGCACGTGCAGGTGAAGCTGGACTTGGCTTTGCGGTTGTAGCGGGTGAAGTGCGCAAGTTATCTGAGCAGACAGCACATTCAGCGGCACAAATTAATGTATTGATTCAAAAGGTGCAGCAATATACAGAGGAAGCGGTACACGCAGCAGAATCAGGCGAAGAAAATGTGGAACTTGGTTTACAGTCGATTAACCAGTTAGAACAGCGCTTTAGTGAAATTGTGGATGCGGTGACACATATTGCGACAGAAATTGAGGAGTTAAGTGGCTCAGCACAAGAAATGAGTTCCAACACAGAGGAAGTTTCGGCGTCAATGGAAGAAATGTCGGCTTCTGTTACATCATCAGCGGGCTATGTAACAGATGTTGCGGTATCGGCATTAGGTCAGCTTCAAACGGTCGATGAAATGACCAAACAAGCAGAGCAGTTATCGGATATGGCACGTGAATTACAAGTAGCCATACAGCAATTTAAATTATAAGTTGAGCAGCACAGGGGCTTCCTTGTGCTGTTTTTATTTGTGAATCCTGAACGCAGCATAATGGACTATAACTTAAAGAACACTATACTCGCAACATAGTAACGGGATTAGGTACAATGAAGAAAAGAGTTTTAAAGGAGTTAGTTATGGAACAATGGATTACATGGATTGCACTTGTTTTAATCATAGTCATGATTTTTCGCTTTATGCCGAAAAAAGGCGTGAAGTATATTACAACGAAGGAATTACAGCCGCTGCTTGAAAAAGATGACATCGTTTTTGTTGATGTGCGTTCTGCCAATGAATATAAAGAAGCACACATACCGAAGTTTATTAATCGACCGCTTGGCACGTATTTAGGTGATTTACCGAAGGACAAACCAATCATTGTGATTTGTCAGAGTGGGGTACGTAGTAATAAGGCGTGTAAGGAACTTGTTAGGCTTGGTTATACCGATGTGACGAATGTACGTCGTGGGATGAACGGGTTAAAGGCAGCGTGAGAAAGGGAATGTCCGAGAAGTAATTCTGGGACATTCCCTTTACGCCAAGGATGGAGGCCAACACGATGTTGGTCATGAATGCATTGTCACAGGACGTGACGCTTTTAGCATTCGTTCCTTATTCTGACCACCACAGAAGCACAGCCTACAGCGGATTAATAATACATGAGACGGAAATTGTCCAAAAAGTATTTACTTCTGGACTCTTTTTTCGTTGTTTTATAATGCTTTTTTCATCGCTTCAAGTAGTGCTTCAGCAGGAATTGCTTTTTCGCCACCACCTTGTACTAGTCCGTCACTACCGCCACCTTTGCCGTTAATAATCGGTAGCGCGGTTGCTGAAACAGTTTTCATAGAAGTCGTATTTGCTTTGCCGCGTGCTGCTACGAATTGTAGCTTGTCATCATTCGTCGAGACGAGCAGTGCAACGGCCTGGTCATTTTGCTCCGTGATGAAACGTGCGAGCTTTTGTAAATCTTGGATTGAGCGATTTTCGAATGTACGAGCTGCTATGTTTTCATTGGCGAACTCTTTTGCTTCGAATTGTAATAATGCGTCCTGTGCTTCTTTTAAGTTTTTCTCTGTTTGTTTTGCAGCTGCCGCTAATTTTCGTAATGCCTCGCTAGCTTGTTCCTCAGGTGCGCTTAATTGACGTGCAACATCGGATAATACATTTTTACGCATCGCTAATTGTTGCAAGACACGGTTCCCACAAACAAAATGCACGCGGATTTGCTGCTTCATTTTTTCAGTATTTAAAATTTTTAAGAGTCCCACTTGTCCTGTAGACGTTGGATGTGTGCCACC
This portion of the Solibacillus daqui genome encodes:
- a CDS encoding rhodanese-like domain-containing protein, translating into MKKRVLKELVMEQWITWIALVLIIVMIFRFMPKKGVKYITTKELQPLLEKDDIVFVDVRSANEYKEAHIPKFINRPLGTYLGDLPKDKPIIVICQSGVRSNKACKELVRLGYTDVTNVRRGMNGLKAA
- a CDS encoding alanyl-tRNA editing protein; the protein is MKDLLYYQDATISEFHANVIKTDRDENGNYIVLDNTAFYPTGGGQPHDTGWIQDIEIINVEKVEDEIRHYTTDNVSDISGEIFAKLNWTRRFDHMQQHTGQHILTAAFVELFNMATTSFHLGTELVTIDLNVSDVTDSQLADAEQRANEIILENRPIETKWVTKVELENYNLRKDVKVDEDIRLVIIPDYDYNGCGGTHPTSTGQVGLLKILNTEKMKQQIRVHFVCGNRVLQQLAMRKNVLSDVARQLSAPEEQASEALRKLAAAAKQTEKNLKEAQDALLQFEAKEFANENIAARTFENRSIQDLQKLARFITEQNDQAVALLVSTNDDKLQFVAARGKANTTSMKTVSATALPIINGKGGGSDGLVQGGGEKAIPAEALLEAMKKAL